ATATAAACACTTGCAACAACATACTAAACAATAAAATAATCTAATAGGTTGATGCGTAAATTCTTCAGTTTATTTTTATAGGTGTACCCAACTAAAATTTTGTTATCACACTTTAACTTTAGAAATTTTCATCTTCACACTTTAACTTCAtacataatttataattatatatcacaCTTTAACTTTATAGATTGATTGATATTGATATATTGATTCTTGTAATCTGTTTACTTGTAGTAGCTCACTGGGTGAACAAAAGACTTTTGAATAAACATGTACAACAAAAAAATTCATTAAATATTACTCCGCACAAAACACGTGGAATGTAAACATAAAAAGCCATGCGGTTGAATTCGAGTCCTACATGTTGGCGTTCAAATTTAACTGTTTTCTTTTTAGTGCATTATTACTTCAGCCTTCGTAAACAGTACGGAAATATAacagaattaattaattaattaaggaACATAACAAATTTAGATATGCATGATTGGTTTGTACATTCATAATAACTAGCCACCCCTTACAAATAACTTCTCAAAACCAACTTTTTGTACTACCAAATTTTGCATAATCAAATCCTTAAAATTAGCCCTTAGGGCTACAAATAGAaaaactcattaattaattaactaataataattaacattaaccgttaataataataataattaattaattattagtttATATTAAACAAAAGAATTTGGACAAAACTTTATGGATTACGGAGTATAAAGTTACATTACAGATTCACACCTTATGATAATAAGCATTTAAATTAAATTTATTGTATTCCTCACCTTACAACATTTCCTTGTCACACTCCAAACAATTCTTGAATATACGAAAGCAAGATTCTTTCTTTCAGAAGATTGCATCAATGAAAAAACTCTGTTCACTACGACATCATAAATATGTCGTCTTTTCTAGTTTCATTTTGGTTTGTTTTCTCCCCTCAGTTTCTTCCGTGGATGCTACAAGTGACACGGATCGTTTGGCCTTGTTATCGGTCAAATCACATATAAAATCAGACCCGTATCAAATCATGCCTACATGGAACGATTCGTCCCATTTCTGCAACTGGACAGGTGTCGTGTGTGGTTCAAGGCACACTAGAGTTGTCACACTCAATTTATCGTCAGGTGGATTTTCGGGTACAATATCACCTGCAGTTGGTAACCTGTCGTTTCTTAGAACGCTTGTGCTAAGCAACAATAGCTTTGAAGGCAAGGTCCCACAAGAAGTTGGAAAGTTATGGAGATTAAGAAGGCTATTAATTACGAATAATTCTTTATCAGGTGAAATTCCTTCGAATATATCTCAGTGTCTAAATCTTGAAGTACTTCATCTTGGTAAGAACGATTTCGTAGGTACTTTTCCTAATGAATTTGAATCGTTGCGTAAGCTACAGGTTATTAGCATCCTCTCAAATAATCTAACAGGAGAAATACCCAAGTTTATTGGAAACTTTACGTCCCTTGAAGCTATATCTGGTTTTGATAATAATTTTCATGGAAGTATTCCAGATACTCTCGGCCAATTGTCTAATTTGTTGTATTTCGGGTTCGGAAGTAATAATCTTTCGGGCGTTTTACCTCCTTCGTTTTTCAATATTTCATCCTTGACGACAATAGATTTGCTCGACAATCAAATTGGTGGGAATTTGCCTCAAGACATTTCACAAAGATTTCCTAGACTCGTAAACTTAAACCTTCCAACAAATAAGTTCACTGGACATATTCCAGTTTCATTATCTAATGCCTCGAATCTTGAACTGCTAGCACTCAGTAGAAATGAGTTTACCGGAAGCGTACCAAGTTTCAATAGTCTAACAAAATTGACGAGGTTTACAGTTAGTGTTAATCATCTTGGAAATGGGAAACTCGGTGATTTGAACTTTGTATCCTCTTTAGCTAACTGCACTAACTTGAGTATTTTAGGTTTCGGTGCTAATAATCTCAGAGGATTTTTGCCAAAATCGATGTTTAACTTTACACAGCTTACGGAACTCATAATAGGAGGAAATTTGATTTCTGGAAGTATCCCTTATGAGATCGGACAGCTAGTTAAGATAACTAGATTGGGTATGTACTCAAACCTATTCACTGGTACAATTCCAGATTCAATTGGGAATCTGGTAAACGTCGGTGCAATGTCTCTTGTCGGAAACTTATTATCAGGCTCTATACCCTCGTCATTAGGAAATATTACCCAGTTAACCATGCTCTGGTTACATACTAATAATCTGGTGGGACCGGTACCATCAAGTTTATCGAACTGTAATGGCTTGCAGGAGTTGGATCTTCATAGGAATAATCTCAGTGGGTTCATACCTGAGGAAATTATTGGTCTTTCTTCCTTAATAAGATTAGACCTTTCTGACAACCATTTTGTGGGTCCTCTTCCTTCCCAAGTAGAAAAGTTGCGGAATGTGGGTTTTCTTAACATTTCGAATAACATGTTGTCAAGGTCGATTCCATCAAGTCTTGGAGCTTGCACGAGTTTGGTTGAACTATACATTTCAGCGAACGTCTTTGAAGGTGAAATTCCATCGACATTTAGCTCGTTGAAAGGGCTAGAAGTTCTCGATCTTTCAAGTAACAACTTAACCGGGACTATCCCTGAGTTCCTAGGAGATTTTGTGTTCCTCAAAAGTTTGAACTTGTCTTTCAATGGTTTCGAGGGAAAGTTGCCTGATACAGGAGCTTTTAGAAATGTAAGCAAAGTTTATGTTAATGGAAATGCTAAACTTTGCGGCGGATTTCCAGAATTTCAGTTGCCCGAGTGTTCGATTGATCAAGAATCATCCAAGAAAAACAAAATTTCTCATACCATGATAATCATTTTTTCGGTACTTGGCGCGATTTTCGTGCTAGTTGTGGCTCTGGTTTCTTACTTAATTTGGAAACGAAGATACAGTAAGAAGGTTTCGTCGGGGACTAACTCGGACAATGAAAAATTCCCACGAATTTCTTATAGAGTCTTACATGAAGCAACTAATGGATTTTCGTCAGCTAACTTGATCGGTTATGGAAAGTTTAGTTTCGTCTATAAGGCGCTTTTGAACCAAAAAAATGGACCGGTAGCTGTTGCTGTGAAAGTACTAAAACTTTCAGTTCATGGTGCTCGTAAGACTTTTGAAACAGAATGTAAAGCTTTGAGAAATATTCGACACCGAAATCTTGTGAAAGTCATAACATCTTGTTCAGGTGTTGATTATAATGGAAATGACTTCAAGGCTCTTATCTACGCTTATATGGTCAATGGCAGTTTGGATGAGTGGTTACATCAGAATCGAGTGGTTAATCAAGATATCGAGGAGGAAACAAGGTCTTTAAACTTCATTCAGAGGCTGAACGTTGTGATCGATGTGGCTAGCGCACTAGTTTATATTCATTGCCAGTGTCGATCACCATTGGTTCATTGTGATATTAAACCTAGTAACGTTTTGTTAGATGTCGATTTGGTTGCTCATCTTGGTGATTTCGGCTTGGCAAGATTTTTTCAGGATACTGCACATGATACTTCAACAAGCCACACAATATCGCTTGGTGTAAAAGGCACGATTGGTTATGCTGCTCCAGGTAATTTGTTCACAGTTACTTATTTTGTTCACGGTTACTTATTCTACAAAAAGATGATTCTTTTTAAACTATTTATGTTACCTGGTAACTTTTTACTCTGATTATATGCTTTAACAGCAGCTCTGTTGACCGTTTTCGCCCTTCCCATAGCCACTCCCAACATGTTTACATGGTGAGGTTGGAACCGAGACCTTTTTTATGCCTTACAATTAGGCCACTGTGGTGATGGTTATTTTCCCAAAATAAGCATGTGTGTATTATTTTACAAGTGTGTATAGACATTATAGTTATAAGATTTTCCCTAACCCCATGTTCTAAGTACGCGGCTCAGTCATCTGTGGCCGGTTCCAACCCTTCCTTGCTATCTTGTGATGGTTTATATTCTACAAGAGTGGTTTGTTTATCATTGCAGAATATGGAATGGGTAGTCAAACATCAACATACGGTGATATCTACAGTTTCGGGATCCTCATACTAGAGACATTTACCGGAAAGCACCCTACTCATGAAATGTTCAGTGATGGTCTAAGTCTTCATGGTTTTGTGAAGACGGCTATACCTGACCAAGTTATGAAGATAACTGATCTCATCCAACTGAGAACGTATAAGTCCATCAAGGAGTGCCTGACTGCAGTTTATCAAATTGGGATTAATTGCTCAATGGAATCGCCAACAGATCGGATGGACATCAACGATGCATTTAATCAACTGCAGTTTGTTAAGAAAACTTTCCTTGATAGTAGGAGTAACTTGGCGTAAAGACACAAATTAAGTACAAGTCATCTGAATTATTATAGCATAATGCTACTGTTTGATTTTGGTTCACTGATGTTACATAAAGGTGTAGCCAAGTTATTTGTCCAACCTTTTAGTTATCAAAACatcatcatattcataataatgccTGAGTACTATAACTGTAGAAGAATGTGTGTATTATTGTAAACAACTTTGTAACTTTGATTTCGTTAATGTGAAAATAATCTTTTGAACACTTTttaaaggtcattttctccttaaccTTCCTCAAATCCAACCCACAACAAAATAAAATGAACATGTAGTTGCATGGTGTTTTTGTTTTATTCTATGTAGATCGCATCATTTATGTAAATCCTATAAACAGCGTTTACTCTCTGTCATATGTGATATGTAAATTGTAAAGGTAATGGAGGACAATTTTGTAATAAATCACAAAACAAGTGTTGATTTTAAATGTCCATATTCTTGTAATTCTGGTGAGTTTGTTTTACATACAGTAAAAATTGATAAATAACTACAAAATATTTGTGCATAGTTCCCACACATATCCTTCCCTTATTTTATATGGCAATAAAAACTAAATAAAGATTATTATACAACATTACCACAAAacatatattaattttattataagttCACATCACAAAAGGTTACAACATCAACAGCATACAAATACGTAAGAAGCTTAGAAAAATCCTAAACGGAAATTCACATTTATTTGAATCTTTTGCATTAAGACATGTCTAATACAATAAGTCACAAACAAACACTTCTTAATATCACTACATATTAAGTTTCAGACTATTAAGTCAATTAAGTCAAAAAACAAATATGACCAAATGTGAGTACTTAAAAAGGTCAAAATGTGATTATTTAAAAAGGGCTTTTTGGTTCATATCTCTTTGTCTAAATAACATGTGTACGTTTTAATAGAGAATATTTCTATAAACATCACAAATTCAGATGAATGAGTAAAATATTATGGAACCAATATAAGAAATTTTCAACTGAACAGAGTATTATAAACCAAAAACAATGTAAATTTTGTCCATCACTGACCACATATAGTCAGCTAGGATTGAGTTATTCTCTTAAACAAAGATCCCGAAAAGGGTCAGTGGTTGATAAAACCAAGGTTCATACGCTCGAGCCAGCGAAAGCCCTAAACATACACAATCTCTGCACAATTATATCAGCTAAATAACCATGTAACCCGTTAACAGAAAGTTCACCATTTCCTGCACAACGAGACACAAACATcgacccattttgtgtttttttcGATCTTGCAACAACTTAGTCATACAACCCCTCTTCTTCCCAAACATCCACAAGAAAATTAACCATTTCCTACGATATTTAGAAGTTGCAAATAGTAAATCAGAAACAAATAAATAGCGGTTTTTATACAGGGAGTAGTAAGATACACAACACAGAAAGATGACTTACGGGTAGAGGAATGGGCCTTGTAAAAGGCTTGTTGCTCCCAAGCAAATTATCATACGTTGCATTCCAActacacaaaaataagttcatttCATGTTATTTATCTAAATAATCTGTCAAATTTGTGTATGTATTAAACTGGGTCAAGCTCAACTAAACCAGTAACAACCCATGCCCAAAATGACACCCGATGAAAAGGAGTCATCTTTAAAAACGTTTGAATCAACATACGAATTTACTTAGAGGCAAAGTTTAAGGATAACTTTGATAACTAAACTGATGATCAAAAAGATTATAAAACATGAAAGCTTGGTTGATAGCTTATTTATATCTTTACAGCAAAAAATTACAAAAGGGTTAGATGAAATAATTAGGAATATCCAGCAATAGCAAGGTAGTTTTTAATCAAGAGATGAAATACTAGATTAGGCTAATATATTCCATAACTAGATTATAAGTAACTTTAGTATAGTTTCCAACTTTAAATTGCTTCTTGAAAATACACATACTTATGAATCAATAAACCTGCATATAATCAAGAAACCGACGTGTGGTTTTCTTATTCATTCTACAATTATTGATAATTCAACGTACAACTTAAAGAATTAATATAGTATTCACCTTATAGAAGGTTCTCGAGCTTTCTTTCTCTTACTAGATCCCTTATCTCCTATCCATTGTTGCCTTGTCTGATTCCAAAGAAGAAGACCTTCAAACATAAACACATTAACAATGGTTCAATGTCAGATCAGGCAGTTTGGGTAATGAGATAAACCATCAAACTTTACCACGGGTCATACTAGGTCAAGTTGGGTTCACTTAGCCTTGCAAACACTTATCATACATATCAATTtgtaactttatatatataataaatgcatTAAACATGATTACACATTCAGATAATTGACATAACAGAGATAATACATAGCTTAGATCAATCTATTTGTACATAAATACAGAGCAGTTAGTTTTGCTACATCTAGTTAATATGCATGAACTTTTCAGATACTTTTTTGTCAACTATCAGTATTGATTGGTTAGTAGATACATTAGTTTCCCTCCTATACTGAGAAGCCCCTTTGAATATATTTAGAATATATTTGAATATAATTGATTAGTTAATATTGAAACTATTGTGAATGAATTATAGATGACTTACCACGATTTACAAATTCAGAAGGATTGTTTCCCGAACTACAATGTCCATCAAGGTTTGGATTCAACATGCTAACCGATGAGGCGCTTAACTGCGATTGAGCAGCACTATTATCCATCTCGCGTGTGCTGCTACTCCACAAATCTTGTACTGCGTTACCTTTATTTGTAGCTTCGTCTTTTACAAAAGATCCAATGGGCTTTTTATCATTAGTCATAAATGGGACCTTAGGACATCCAAGACAACTTCTGCTCTGTTGCAAATAAGGTTTACAACCATAAATATGATTAGGATAAACTATAAAGTGTTGGTATAGTAACCCAAATATTATGAACAAgcattttcaagaacaagatactGCAAATTGAAGACAAAGACGGGTGACGAAGCAATCATATTTGGATAAGGGAAACTCTTACATGGGTCaccttttgtaagtatgaaaactAACAAATAATATGCCACATAAATAACATATTTTCATCACAATAGTATAAAAAGACTACATTACAATTCAAATCTAAACATACAAAGAACATTTTTATCTCTTTTCATTGTGTGGTTAGCAGATTTTATTCACCCATAACAGAAAGTTCTTTATTGAACATAAAAACTTACATTGAAAAGAGAACAGAGTTTACCCTTCAAGTTTTTCATCACCCAACGCATAATAGCACAGTAATTATCTGAAACCATACAAAAGAAACTATTTCCTAACAATTTATCCAATTGAAATAGAGAACAAAACTTCATATACATCCTTTTTTGCATAATCCCTGTTTCTAACGAGATCAATAATGTCTAAATTGAACTAACACGATCTTTTCACCACAACAAGCATAGCATGAAAGAATAGAGAATCCCGCTAAACCTATATTTTCTTGCTTAATTATTTATTTTGCTTACACAAGAAGCAAAACATTAGATTCCAAGAAACAATCAAAAGTTAACCATCTTGATAAAGTAAGGTTACTAGGTTGTTAGATTACCTATTCTTGTGTTGCTCACCATAAAACATCCCTTATTACACTCCAAACAGTTCTTTTTTCATTGTATTATACAAAATCAAGTTTCTTTAAGATGATTGCATCAAGGAAAAAACAGTGTTCACTACATAATAAACATGTTGTCGTATCTTATTTCGTTTTGGTTTGTTTTGTCTTTTCAGTTTCTTCTTTTGATGTGGGAACCGGAACCGATCATTTGGCCTTGTTATCGGTCAAAGCGCAGATAAGATCAGACCCATATCAGATAATGGCTACGTGGAACGATTCGACCCATTTCTGCAACTGGACAGGTGTTGTGTGTAGTTCAAGGCACAGACGAGTTGTCGAACTGAATTTACGTTCAGGTGGATTTTCGGGTACAATATCACCTGCAGTTGGTAACCTGTCGTTTCTTAGAACGCTTGTGCTACACAACAATAGTATTACAGGCAAGGTCCCACAAGAAGTTGGAAAGTTATCGAGATTAAGAACGCTAACTTTTTCGATTAATCATCTATCAGGTGAAATTCCTTCGAATATATCTCGGTGTCTAAATCTTAAAGAACTTAATCTTAGTCGGAACGATTTCGTAGGTACTTTTCCTAATGAATTTGCATCATTGCTTAAGCTACAGGTTATTGGTATCCGCTCAAATAATCTAACAGGAGAAATACCCAAGTTTATTGGAAACTTTACGTCCCTTGAAGCTATATCTGGTTTTGATAATAATTTTCATGGAAGTATTCCAGATACTCTCGGCCAATTGTCTAATTTGTTGTATTTCGGGTTCGGAAGTAATAATCTTTCGGGCGTTTTACCTCCTTCGTTTTTCAATATTTCATCCTTGACTCAAAGATTTCCTAGAATCGTACGCTTTAACGTTCCAACAAATATGTTCACTGGACATATTCCAGTTTCGTTATCTAATGCCTCGAATCTTGAATTGCTAGACCTCCAAGAAAATGAGTTTACTGGAAGTGTACCGAGTTTCGATAGGCTAACAAAAACTGACGAGGTTTATAGTTGATAAGAATCTTCTTGGAAATGGGAAATTCGGTGACTTGAACTTTTTATCCTCTTTAGCTAACTGTACTAACTTAAGATATTTAGGTTTCGGTGCTAATAATCTCGGAGGAGTTTTGCCTAAATCGATGTTTAACTTCACTCAACTTAAGTCACTCACAATAGGAGGAAATTTGATTTCTGGAAGTATCCCTTACGAGATCGGACGACTAGTTAAGATAACTAGattgttgatgttctaaaaccggTTCACTGGTACAATCCCGAATTCAATTGGGAATCTAGTAAACGTCCGTTCAATGTCTCTTTTGGAAAACTTACTTTCAGGCTCTATACCGTCGTCTTTTGGAAATCTTACCCAGCTAAGCTTGCTCTCTTTACAAACTAATAATCTCGTGGGACCGATACCATCGAGTTTATCAAACTGTAAAGACTTGGGAGCAGTTGGATCTTTCAAGAAATAATCTTGATGGGTTCATACCTGAGGAAATATTTGGTCTTTCTTCCTGGATAGCATTAGACCTTTCTAACAACCATTTTGTGGGTCCTCTTCCTTCCCAAGTAGGAAAGTTGCGATATTTGGTTTGGCTTAACATTACGAATAACATGTTGTCGGGGGTTATTCCATCTAGTCTTGGAGCTTGCACGAGTTTGATTGTACTATCCATTTCGGGGAACGTCTTTGAAGGTGAAATTCCGTCCACGTTTAGCTCGTTGAGAGGGCTAGAATATCTTGATCTTTCCAGAAACATCTTAACCGGGACCATCCCCGAGTTCCTAGGAGATTTTATGTTCTTTGACACTTTGAATTTGTCTTACAATGGTTTTGTGGGGAAATTACTGGATAAAGGAGCTTTTAGAAATGTAAGCAAAGTTTCCATTAACGAAAATGCTAAACTTTGCGGTGGATTTCCCGAATTTCAGCTGCCCGAGTGTTCAATTGATCAAGAATCATCCAAGAAAACCAAAATTTCTCGTACCATGATAATCATGATTCCAATACTTGGCGCGATCTTCGTACTAGTTGTGGCTCTGGTTTTTTACTTAATTTGGAAACGAAGATATAGTAAGAAGGTTTTCTCGGGGACTAATTTGGACAGTGAAAAATTCCCACGAATTTCACTTAGAGTCTTACACGAAGCAACAGATGGATTTTCGTCGGCAAACTTGATTGGTTATGGAAAGTTCAATCTCGTCTATAAGGCGATTTTGAACCAACACAATGGACCGAAACTGTTGCTGTGAAGGTATTAAAACTTGCAGTTCATGGTGCTGATAAGACGTTTGTAGCAGAATGTGAAGCTTTGAGAAAAATTAGACATCGAAATCTTGTGAAAGTTATAACTTCTTGTTCAGGTGTTGATTATAATGGAAATGACTTCAAGGCTCTTATCTACACTTATATGCTCAATGGCAGTTTGGGTGAGTGGTTAAATTAGAATCGGGCGGTTAATCAAGATATTGAGGATGAAACAAGGTCTCTAAACTTCATTCAGAGGCTGAACGTTGTGATCGATGTGGCTAGCGCGCTAGTTTATATTCATTGCCAGTGTGGATCACCGTTGGTTCATTGTGATATCAATCCTAGTAATGTTTTGTTAGATATCGACTTGGTTGCTTATCTTGGTGATTTTGGCTTGTCAAGATTTTTTCAATATACCGCACTTGATTCTTCAACCAGCCACACAAATTCCCTTTGTGTAAATGGCTCGATTGGTTATGCTGCTCCTGGTAATTTGTCATCAAattcattattattttataaatgtaTAACACTTTTTTTCACAATTACTTATTCACAAAAGATTATTCTTTTTAAGGTTTTTACTATATATGTTAGCCGGTTATTTGATGTATGCAATTAGGTACCTCTTGACCATTTTCGCCCTTCCCCTAGCCACTCCACGAATATTTACATAGTGAGGTTTGAACCAGAGATATATTTTACGCCTTACTACTAGGCCACCTTCAATGTTGCAAAAATCACTATTCGGGGATTACTCGGCCTGGCCTTTTTAGGGAGTACTCGACAACTCggagagtactcggatgttgaccctTTTTACTTTGATGTATTTTGACCTAGTTTTTGACCCGTGCTCCGAATTTTGACAGATTTCCTAGTAATTCCGAGTTTTAGCAGAGTTTTCCAAGGTGGCCTTACTACTAGGCCACCTTGATGATGgttatttcctaaaaaaaaatcatGGTGTTTAATTTTACAAGTGTGGTTGTTTATAAATACAGAATATGGAATGGGTAGTCGACCTTCAACATACGGAGATATCTACAGTTTCGGGATCCTCATACTAGAGACGTTTACAGGAAAGCACCCTAATCATGAAATGTTTAGTAATGATCTGAGTCTTCATGGTTATGTGAAGATGGCTATACCTGATCAAGTTATGGATATAACTGCCCATCCTGCTGAGAACCAGACAAGAAGAAAATACACATGATCATGAAACGTATAAGTTTATCAAGGAGTGCTTGGCCGCAATTTATCAAATTGGGATTAATTGCTCCATGGAATCACC
This genomic stretch from Rutidosis leptorrhynchoides isolate AG116_Rl617_1_P2 chromosome 11, CSIRO_AGI_Rlap_v1, whole genome shotgun sequence harbors:
- the LOC139876529 gene encoding uncharacterized protein; translation: MKKLCSLRHHKYVVFSSFILVCFLPSVSSVDATSDTDRLALLSVKSHIKSDPYQIMPTWNDSSHFCNWTGVVCGSRHTRVVTLNLSSGGFSGTISPAVGNLSFLRTLVLSNNSFEGKVPQEVGKLWRLRRLLITNNSLSGEIPSNISQCLNLEVLHLGKNDFVGTFPNEFESLRKLQVISILSNNLTGEIPKFIGNFTSLEAISGFDNNFHGSIPDTLGQLSNLLYFGFGSNNLSGVLPPSFFNISSLTTIDLLDNQIGGNLPQDISQRFPRLVNLNLPTNKFTGHIPVSLSNASNLELLALSRNEFTGSVPSFNSLTKLTRFTVSVNHLGNGKLGDLNFVSSLANCTNLSILGFGANNLRGFLPKSMFNFTQLTELIIGGNLISGSIPYEIGQLVKITRLGMYSNLFTGTIPDSIGNLVNVGAMSLVGNLLSGSIPSSLGNITQLTMLWLHTNNLVGPVPSSLSNCNGLQELDLHRNNLSGFIPEEIIGLSSLIRLDLSDNHFVGPLPSQVEKLRNVGFLNISNNMLSRSIPSSLGACTSLVELYISANVFEGEIPSTFSSLKGLEVLDLSSNNLTGTIPEFLGDFVFLKSLNLSFNGFEGKLPDTGAFRNVSKVYVNGNAKLCGGFPEFQLPECSIDQESSKKNKISHTMIIIFSVLGAIFVLVVALVSYLIWKRRYSKKVSSGTNSDNEKFPRISYRVLHEATNGFSSANLIGYGKFSFVYKALLNQKNGPVAVAVKVLKLSVHGARKTFETECKALRNIRHRNLVKVITSCSGVDYNGNDFKALIYAYMVNGSLDEWLHQNRVVNQDIEEETRSLNFIQRLNVVIDVASALVYIHCQCRSPLVHCDIKPSNVLLDVDLVAHLGDFGLARFFQDTAHDTSTSHTISLGVKGTIGYAAPEYGMGSQTSTYGDIYSFGILILETFTGKHPTHEMFSDGLSLHGFVKTAIPDQVMKITDLIQLRTYKSIKECLTAVYQIGINCSMESPTDRMDINDAFNQLQFVKKTFLDSRSNLA
- the LOC139876533 gene encoding uncharacterized protein, which produces MTNDKKPIGSFVKDEATNKGNAVQDLWSSSTREMDNSAAQSQLSASSVSMLNPNLDGHCSSGNNPSEFVNRGLLLWNQTRQQWIGDKGSSKRKKAREPSISWNATYDNLLGSNKPFTRPIPLPEMVNFLVDVWEEEGLYD